In the genome of Microbacterium endophyticum, one region contains:
- a CDS encoding DUF4229 domain-containing protein gives MKARSALVYTVLRLLAFLIPFGILMLFPVFQELYWLAAIFAAFIGLSLSMLFLRRPLAEVTSGIAERRATRMQNTRDEDDEDATADALEAADAESADEGPEEERAVRN, from the coding sequence ATGAAAGCCCGCTCCGCCCTCGTCTACACCGTGTTGCGGCTGCTGGCGTTCCTGATTCCGTTCGGCATCCTCATGCTGTTTCCGGTTTTCCAGGAGCTCTACTGGCTTGCCGCGATCTTCGCCGCCTTCATCGGATTGAGCCTGTCGATGCTGTTTCTACGTCGCCCGCTCGCCGAAGTGACCAGTGGAATCGCTGAGCGCCGAGCAACGCGAATGCAGAACACTCGCGACGAAGACGACGAGGACGCCACAGCCGATGCCCTCGAGGCAGCGGACGCGGAATCAGCCGACGAAGGCCCAGAAGAGGAACGCGCCGTACGCAACTGA
- the chrA gene encoding chromate efflux transporter, whose protein sequence is MASTPPDAIPTRKRGGVGEVFLAFLKLGVTAFGGPVAHLGYFRDEFVTRRRWLDDRAYADLVALGQFLPGPASSQVGFAVGLLRAGPFGALAAFVAFTLPSALLMIALALGAKLFEGPIGAGMLTGLGIVAVAIVAQAVWGMSRALTPDRRRAAIAAAAAVVALLLTGPMGQVTAIALGAVVGLFWCRSDAAILTSRLDLRVSRVVGVGALLSFTALLVGLPILAAVFPGGTIALFDAFYRSGALVFGGGHVVLPLLQAEVVVPGWVTPEQFVAGYGAAQAMPGPLFTFAAYLGSLATAGPSGIVGGFVALIAVFLPGFLLLIGVLPFWNIFRARPRAQALMRGANAAVVGILAAALYNPVFTTAVTDAASFALALVCFVLLVAWRTPPWAVVIVGAVGGIVLTLAV, encoded by the coding sequence ATGGCGAGCACACCGCCTGACGCAATACCCACACGAAAACGTGGCGGAGTCGGTGAAGTGTTCCTGGCGTTCCTCAAGCTGGGAGTGACGGCTTTCGGCGGGCCGGTGGCGCATCTCGGGTATTTTCGCGATGAGTTCGTCACTCGACGTCGCTGGCTGGACGATCGTGCTTACGCAGACCTCGTCGCGCTGGGCCAATTTCTGCCCGGCCCAGCATCGAGCCAGGTAGGTTTCGCTGTCGGACTCTTGCGCGCAGGGCCGTTCGGAGCGCTCGCCGCCTTCGTCGCGTTCACGCTCCCGTCGGCACTGCTTATGATCGCGCTCGCACTTGGAGCGAAGCTTTTTGAAGGCCCGATCGGTGCTGGAATGCTCACCGGCCTGGGGATCGTGGCAGTCGCGATAGTCGCTCAGGCAGTGTGGGGTATGTCACGTGCCCTTACGCCCGATCGTCGACGAGCAGCGATCGCGGCGGCAGCCGCGGTGGTAGCGCTATTGCTGACCGGACCGATGGGTCAAGTGACCGCCATCGCATTGGGAGCGGTCGTGGGGCTCTTCTGGTGCCGGTCTGACGCGGCCATTCTCACCAGTCGTCTCGACCTGCGGGTGTCGCGCGTGGTCGGTGTGGGCGCGTTGCTCAGCTTTACCGCTCTGCTCGTTGGGCTACCGATCCTGGCAGCTGTTTTTCCCGGTGGAACGATCGCTCTTTTCGACGCTTTCTATCGCTCCGGAGCGCTCGTGTTCGGCGGTGGCCATGTCGTGCTGCCTCTGCTGCAAGCAGAAGTCGTCGTACCCGGGTGGGTCACGCCCGAACAGTTCGTGGCTGGCTATGGCGCGGCGCAAGCGATGCCAGGACCACTTTTCACCTTCGCGGCATACCTCGGGTCGCTCGCGACTGCGGGGCCTTCGGGAATCGTCGGCGGCTTCGTTGCGCTGATCGCCGTCTTCCTGCCTGGATTTCTTCTTCTCATCGGTGTACTGCCTTTTTGGAATATCTTCCGTGCCCGCCCTCGTGCGCAGGCACTTATGCGTGGGGCAAACGCCGCTGTCGTCGGCATCCTTGCCGCGGCGCTGTACAACCCCGTGTTCACGACAGCAGTGACGGATGCCGCGTCTTTCGCTCTCGCCCTCGTGTGTTTTGTTCTGCTCGTGGCATGGCGCACCCCGCCGTGGGCTGTTGTGATTGTGGGCGCGGTGGGCGGCATCGTCCTCACACTGGCCGTATAG
- a CDS encoding 1,4-dihydroxy-2-naphthoate polyprenyltransferase, translated as MAAKSKNNRTRSQHRSGNPQKANAPRDPSARRPVTLGDWVGAARLRTLPLAVTPILIGTGAATLVADAVHWVIALACLAVAVFLQIGVNYANDYSDGIRGTDDVRVGPVRLTASGRVKAKTVLIVALAFFALAAIVGVAIVVRTEQWWLLLVGAASIIAAWFYTGGKRPYGYNALGEVFVFVFFGLVATLGTTYVQALALPQEAWFGAVAAGLLACAVLLANNLRDIDQDRKVGKRTLTVLIGKRATQVLFTVFVLAPFGIAAFLALFFPIAWLTLLALLAALPAILIVWTYGLPRELVIALQLTSLTSVAYGAFLFWAFVG; from the coding sequence GTGGCCGCAAAATCCAAGAACAACCGCACCCGTTCGCAGCACCGCTCGGGTAACCCGCAAAAGGCGAATGCGCCCCGGGACCCGAGTGCGCGGCGGCCGGTCACGCTCGGCGACTGGGTGGGTGCCGCACGCCTTCGTACGCTGCCGCTTGCTGTCACCCCGATTCTTATCGGTACGGGCGCGGCCACACTCGTCGCCGATGCGGTGCACTGGGTGATCGCTCTGGCCTGCCTTGCAGTGGCGGTGTTCTTGCAGATCGGGGTGAACTACGCCAACGACTACAGCGACGGAATCCGCGGCACTGACGACGTGCGTGTGGGCCCGGTCCGTTTGACGGCGTCTGGGCGTGTGAAGGCCAAGACCGTTCTGATCGTCGCGCTCGCATTTTTCGCGCTCGCTGCCATCGTCGGTGTCGCCATCGTGGTGCGCACCGAACAGTGGTGGTTGCTTCTTGTCGGTGCGGCATCCATCATCGCGGCCTGGTTCTACACCGGCGGGAAGCGCCCGTATGGCTATAACGCGCTTGGCGAGGTGTTTGTCTTCGTCTTCTTCGGTCTCGTCGCGACGCTCGGCACGACGTACGTGCAAGCGCTCGCGCTACCGCAAGAGGCCTGGTTCGGCGCTGTCGCGGCAGGGCTTCTCGCGTGCGCCGTGCTGCTCGCAAACAACCTTCGTGACATCGATCAGGATCGCAAGGTCGGAAAGCGGACGCTCACCGTTTTGATTGGCAAGCGGGCGACGCAGGTTCTGTTCACGGTGTTCGTGCTCGCGCCGTTTGGCATCGCCGCATTTCTCGCGCTTTTCTTTCCGATCGCGTGGCTCACACTGCTCGCGCTACTCGCCGCGCTGCCCGCAATATTGATCGTCTGGACGTACGGTCTTCCGCGCGAACTCGTGATCGCTCTGCAACTGACGTCCTTGACGTCAGTTGCGTACGGCGCGTTCCTCTTCTGGGCCTTCGTCGGCTGA
- a CDS encoding isochorismate synthase, with protein sequence MTVSPPAHLRVVTREVATIEDVLPFTDASTPLVWQRTGDGFVGAGPLIIRLDESAHLPHGERARNLATRWRSLVNGATIDDDVHLPGSGLVAFGALAFDDGSEFASSLLVPSVIVGRRGSRSWVTRISREDEAPAPRETPYGPHWAATVGPGKLDPADHQKAVREALEAIRSGVVSKVVVARDLRGTLPGDADLRRLVRALATGYPDTWAFAVDGLIGASPETLVTVSSGTVTARVLAGTAARGADPDSDAAASVALVTSAKDQDEHRYAVQSVLASLSPLAPAVVAGEQPFVLKLPNVWHLATDIEGTLTDAASALDLVAALHPTAAVAGTPTDSALELISRLETFDRGRYAGPVGWIDAAGDGEWAIALRCAQIGPRDGDMRSITAHAGGGIVAGSDPESELLETRVKFRPIVDALA encoded by the coding sequence GTGACTGTTTCTCCGCCTGCGCATCTGCGTGTTGTGACGCGAGAAGTCGCCACGATCGAAGATGTACTGCCCTTCACGGATGCCTCAACCCCGCTCGTCTGGCAACGCACCGGCGATGGGTTCGTCGGCGCGGGCCCCCTCATCATCCGCCTCGACGAGTCAGCACATCTTCCTCACGGCGAGCGCGCCCGAAATCTCGCAACCCGTTGGCGTTCCCTCGTCAATGGCGCAACAATCGACGACGATGTTCACCTCCCGGGTTCAGGGCTCGTGGCTTTCGGTGCTCTCGCGTTCGACGATGGTTCGGAGTTCGCCAGTTCACTTCTCGTTCCATCTGTCATCGTGGGACGCCGCGGAAGTCGGTCATGGGTCACCCGCATCTCGCGTGAGGACGAAGCTCCGGCGCCGCGCGAGACGCCGTACGGTCCACACTGGGCGGCCACAGTAGGGCCAGGAAAGCTCGATCCAGCCGACCATCAGAAAGCGGTACGCGAGGCTCTCGAAGCAATTCGCTCCGGCGTCGTGAGCAAGGTCGTTGTCGCGCGAGACCTCCGCGGGACGCTCCCCGGCGATGCCGATCTCCGGCGCTTGGTGCGCGCCTTGGCGACCGGCTACCCCGACACTTGGGCGTTCGCTGTCGACGGCTTGATCGGGGCGAGTCCCGAGACGCTTGTCACGGTATCGAGCGGAACAGTGACAGCGCGCGTTCTGGCAGGAACCGCCGCACGCGGTGCCGACCCCGACTCGGATGCCGCAGCGTCTGTCGCTCTCGTGACCAGCGCAAAAGACCAAGATGAGCATCGCTATGCCGTGCAGAGCGTTCTCGCATCTCTGAGCCCCCTCGCCCCGGCCGTCGTCGCCGGCGAGCAACCCTTCGTGCTGAAACTGCCCAACGTGTGGCATCTCGCGACCGATATCGAGGGGACGCTGACGGATGCCGCATCCGCTCTCGATCTCGTCGCGGCTCTTCACCCGACGGCCGCAGTCGCGGGAACGCCGACTGATTCTGCACTCGAACTGATCTCACGCCTCGAGACATTTGATCGAGGGCGCTATGCCGGGCCCGTCGGATGGATCGATGCGGCAGGCGACGGCGAATGGGCCATCGCGCTACGGTGCGCGCAAATCGGCCCACGCGATGGTGACATGCGGAGCATTACTGCACACGCGGGCGGCGGGATCGTAGCTGGCAGCGATCCCGAGTCAGAGCTCCTCGAAACGCGAGTGAAGTTTCGCCCGATCGTCGACGCTCTCGCCTGA
- a CDS encoding 1,4-dihydroxy-2-naphthoyl-CoA synthase: MSVSDIFDEAEWAVAPGAEDFTDITSHISRDGRIARIAFDRPEVRNAFRPHTVDELYRALDDARQNPRIGVVLLTGNGPSAKDGGWAFCSGGDQRIRGRDGYQYATDATSADPTRAARTGRLHILEVQRLIRFMPKVVIAVIPGWAAGGGHSLHVVCDLSIASREHGRFKQTDADVGSFDAGYGSAYMARQTGQKIAREVFFLAEEYSADRAYEMGAVNRVVPHAELEHEAIAMARTILTKSPTAIRMLKFAFNAVDDGLVGQQVFAGEATRLAYGTDEAVEGRDSFLGKREPDWSPYPWHY, from the coding sequence ATGAGTGTCTCCGACATCTTCGATGAGGCAGAGTGGGCGGTCGCGCCGGGAGCAGAAGACTTCACCGACATCACGTCGCACATCTCGCGGGATGGCCGTATCGCTCGCATCGCGTTTGATCGTCCCGAGGTGCGTAACGCGTTTCGCCCCCACACGGTCGATGAGCTTTATCGCGCACTCGACGATGCGCGGCAAAACCCCCGTATCGGCGTCGTACTCCTGACCGGCAATGGTCCGAGTGCGAAAGATGGCGGTTGGGCGTTCTGTTCCGGCGGTGACCAGCGCATCCGTGGCCGGGACGGCTACCAGTACGCCACCGATGCCACGAGCGCTGATCCGACGCGTGCCGCCCGCACTGGTCGGCTGCACATTCTCGAGGTGCAGCGTTTGATCCGGTTCATGCCGAAGGTTGTCATCGCGGTCATTCCCGGTTGGGCGGCCGGCGGGGGCCACTCGCTTCATGTTGTCTGCGACCTCTCAATCGCTTCACGCGAGCACGGCCGTTTCAAGCAAACTGATGCCGATGTGGGATCTTTCGATGCGGGCTACGGCTCGGCATACATGGCGCGCCAGACCGGCCAGAAGATCGCCCGCGAAGTTTTCTTCCTCGCCGAGGAGTACTCCGCGGACCGGGCATACGAAATGGGTGCGGTCAACCGTGTCGTGCCTCACGCTGAGCTCGAGCACGAGGCGATTGCCATGGCTCGGACAATTCTCACCAAGTCGCCGACAGCGATCCGGATGCTGAAATTCGCTTTCAACGCGGTTGATGACGGTCTCGTCGGGCAACAGGTATTCGCGGGCGAGGCCACTCGGCTTGCCTACGGCACGGACGAGGCCGTTGAGGGGCGTGACTCGTTCCTCGGTAAGCGCGAACCGGACTGGTCGCCGTACCCGTGGCACTACTAG
- the menD gene encoding 2-succinyl-5-enolpyruvyl-6-hydroxy-3-cyclohexene-1-carboxylic-acid synthase, with amino-acid sequence MAEAKRSPATDAAAALVRALFDRGIRHFVVSPGSRSQALALAAAELEKHGAALHVRIDERVAGFTALGIGRELRVPAAVICTSGTAVANLLPAVLEAHHAGVPLLLLTADRPPELRGIGANQATRQVGIFAPNVRYEADLPVPDETDAAGTSSQTMMLRDVAGAAVTAALGDGAWAAGPVHLNLPYREPLAGVLPEWFRPASDPKSPEPNIADVEDVANASGALYQGGGGIGEVCELDGAVEPFSLSRGPRTIVIAGADATSAAEQLAHDGSWPLVAEIVSGSRFGRYLVHGYRDVLRQLGGNVERAVVFGHPTLSREVVALLSRDDVEVIAVRGPGEPLNLNGATVAAESVAVRAGDADREWLGQWMRASRAASVDLAPPAPDADALSSAEPRERLGAIAAELGVIRAPLDRAALVDAVWRATWPHDRLMFGSSRLVRVADTVLAGKKVPVHANRGLAGIDGTVATAMGIALASQIAGSPGVTRAVLGDLAFLYDVGALLLPLQEPAPRLQLIVGNDRGGTIFDGLEVASVASDAAFSRVQYTPHNANLEQLAAAYGWEFHRPKTRGELDQVLTGHVAGRQLIEVTLER; translated from the coding sequence ATGGCTGAGGCGAAAAGGTCGCCAGCGACGGATGCGGCGGCCGCGCTCGTTCGTGCACTTTTTGACCGAGGCATCCGGCACTTCGTGGTCAGCCCCGGGTCTCGCTCGCAAGCTCTCGCTCTCGCAGCGGCAGAACTCGAAAAGCATGGTGCCGCACTCCATGTGAGAATCGACGAGCGCGTCGCAGGGTTCACAGCGCTTGGTATCGGCCGCGAACTACGGGTGCCAGCGGCAGTCATCTGCACCTCGGGAACCGCCGTGGCAAACCTCCTTCCCGCCGTTCTCGAAGCGCATCACGCGGGTGTACCGCTGCTGCTTTTAACGGCAGATCGTCCGCCAGAACTGCGGGGCATTGGTGCCAATCAGGCCACACGGCAAGTCGGAATCTTCGCGCCAAACGTCAGATACGAAGCAGACCTACCGGTTCCTGACGAAACGGATGCCGCCGGCACGTCGTCGCAAACGATGATGCTGCGTGACGTGGCCGGGGCCGCGGTCACCGCCGCGCTCGGTGACGGTGCGTGGGCGGCAGGGCCGGTGCATCTCAACTTGCCCTATCGGGAGCCGCTCGCGGGCGTTCTTCCCGAGTGGTTCCGACCCGCATCCGACCCGAAAAGCCCGGAGCCGAATATCGCTGACGTCGAAGACGTCGCGAACGCTTCGGGTGCGTTGTATCAGGGCGGCGGTGGCATCGGCGAAGTGTGCGAGCTCGATGGCGCTGTGGAGCCGTTCAGCCTTTCACGTGGGCCGCGAACAATCGTTATCGCGGGCGCCGACGCCACCTCCGCGGCTGAGCAACTCGCGCACGACGGCTCGTGGCCGCTCGTCGCCGAAATTGTGAGCGGTTCGCGCTTTGGTCGCTACCTCGTTCACGGGTATCGCGATGTATTGCGTCAACTCGGTGGCAATGTCGAACGCGCGGTGGTCTTCGGACACCCGACACTGAGCCGTGAAGTCGTCGCGCTGCTGTCCCGCGACGACGTTGAAGTGATCGCGGTGAGGGGACCCGGCGAGCCCTTGAACCTCAACGGCGCGACGGTCGCGGCTGAGAGCGTCGCGGTGAGAGCGGGCGACGCCGACCGCGAATGGCTCGGCCAGTGGATGCGCGCGTCCCGCGCGGCATCCGTTGATTTGGCCCCGCCGGCGCCCGACGCCGATGCGCTGTCATCTGCGGAACCACGCGAACGACTGGGCGCAATCGCCGCGGAACTCGGCGTGATTCGCGCACCCCTTGATCGCGCAGCGCTCGTCGACGCCGTCTGGCGTGCGACGTGGCCGCACGACAGACTCATGTTCGGGTCTTCTCGTCTTGTGCGTGTGGCCGACACCGTTCTCGCCGGTAAAAAAGTGCCGGTGCATGCCAACCGGGGCCTTGCTGGAATCGATGGCACGGTCGCCACCGCGATGGGGATCGCGCTCGCGAGTCAAATTGCCGGTTCGCCCGGTGTGACACGCGCGGTACTGGGCGATCTCGCCTTTCTCTACGACGTCGGGGCGCTGCTGCTGCCGTTGCAAGAACCGGCGCCGCGTCTGCAGCTCATTGTGGGCAATGACCGGGGCGGTACGATCTTCGACGGTCTCGAAGTCGCCTCGGTGGCATCCGACGCAGCGTTTTCACGAGTGCAGTACACACCTCATAACGCGAATCTCGAACAGCTCGCGGCCGCGTACGGGTGGGAATTCCACCGCCCTAAGACCCGGGGCGAACTTGATCAGGTGTTGACGGGGCACGTCGCCGGTCGTCAGCTGATCGAAGTCACACTCGAGCGATAA
- a CDS encoding AMP-binding protein, with amino-acid sequence MLRALRAALGGAGPAVGLGSDAHGVVPAGTAAVVTTSGSSGYPKSVVLSRHALTASAMATSARLGEGAWLLALPAHYVAGLQVLVRALVSGHEPAILAGSFSAQAFAAASLSMASSVGGNAVPRFTSLVPAQLLTLLDAAENDDTVARAVRSFEAILIGGQALPVRVRERAAEAEVRIVRTYGSSETSGGCVYDGRPLDDVSLRVVAGEVHITGPTLAEGYLGDPDRTDAAFIRDAAGTRWYRTGDAGRLENGFLHIDGRIDNVIISGGINVSLDRVETAVRSLAGWESAVVVAATDERWGEASVVVRAGERVANTPDFAEVRSAVGEELGAPARPARVLMVDEIPTLPSGKPDRVALRAIVASGAQNGEHTA; translated from the coding sequence GTGCTCCGGGCACTTCGCGCGGCTCTGGGAGGTGCCGGACCTGCGGTAGGACTCGGAAGCGACGCGCACGGCGTTGTACCGGCGGGCACGGCAGCCGTCGTGACCACATCTGGGTCGAGCGGCTACCCCAAGTCGGTTGTGCTCAGTCGGCACGCGCTGACCGCGAGCGCAATGGCAACGTCGGCGCGTCTCGGCGAAGGGGCGTGGCTGCTGGCTCTGCCCGCGCACTACGTCGCTGGTTTGCAGGTGCTCGTGCGTGCTCTCGTCAGCGGGCACGAACCCGCGATTCTGGCCGGCTCGTTCTCGGCGCAGGCATTTGCCGCGGCATCCCTCTCGATGGCATCAAGCGTCGGGGGGAACGCGGTACCGCGGTTCACGTCTCTCGTGCCAGCTCAGCTCTTGACTCTGCTCGATGCCGCCGAGAACGACGACACTGTGGCCCGCGCAGTTCGCTCATTCGAGGCGATCTTGATCGGCGGGCAGGCGCTGCCTGTTCGAGTTCGCGAACGCGCGGCCGAGGCGGAGGTCCGCATCGTGCGCACTTATGGCTCCAGCGAAACCAGCGGTGGATGCGTCTACGACGGCCGTCCGCTCGATGACGTATCGCTGCGTGTTGTTGCGGGCGAGGTACACATCACCGGTCCGACACTGGCGGAAGGCTACCTCGGCGATCCCGACCGCACGGATGCCGCGTTTATCAGGGACGCCGCAGGCACACGCTGGTATCGAACAGGGGATGCTGGTCGGCTGGAGAACGGGTTTTTGCACATTGATGGGCGGATCGACAACGTCATCATCTCGGGCGGTATCAACGTCTCGCTCGACCGCGTCGAGACTGCGGTGCGGTCGCTTGCCGGTTGGGAAAGTGCTGTCGTGGTTGCCGCGACGGATGAGCGTTGGGGGGAAGCCTCCGTCGTGGTTCGCGCTGGGGAACGCGTTGCGAATACCCCTGATTTCGCGGAGGTTCGATCCGCGGTTGGTGAGGAGTTGGGTGCTCCGGCTCGACCGGCGCGTGTGCTGATGGTCGATGAAATTCCCACCCTCCCAAGTGGTAAGCCCGACCGGGTAGCCTTGCGTGCGATCGTTGCGAGCGGAGCACAGAATGGCGAGCACACCGCCTGA
- a CDS encoding polyprenyl synthetase family protein, producing MTSSRPATGTRLAGSLGLTERIFAGPKVRRLMATVEKGLADVEARLAIEIHIDDHFADTTSRYLYEAGGKRIRPMLAVLTAQLGEGVTDEVILAATALEITHLGSLYHDDVMDGADVRRGVPSAQSVWGNNVAILTGDLLFSRASKIMARLGERAIKLQADTFERLVLGQMHETVGAGVDDDPVEFYLQVLADKTGSLIAASAQSGVAYSHAPAEYEPAVVEFGEKAGVAFQLLDDVLDLSADPETTGKVPGTDLRAGVPTMPYLLLGRRTDEASVGLRERIDAGVARIADGEDPAILDADLADLRDHEATEATRALAHEWSDGAIAALAPLPDGPVREGLTRFAQAVADRTS from the coding sequence GTGACTTCGAGCCGGCCCGCGACGGGCACCCGATTGGCGGGCAGCCTCGGACTGACGGAGCGTATCTTCGCCGGTCCGAAAGTGCGGCGTCTCATGGCGACCGTGGAGAAGGGCCTCGCGGACGTCGAGGCGAGACTTGCGATCGAGATTCACATCGACGATCACTTCGCAGACACCACGTCCCGCTACCTCTACGAGGCCGGTGGCAAGCGCATCCGCCCCATGCTCGCGGTACTCACAGCGCAACTAGGTGAAGGAGTGACCGACGAGGTCATCCTGGCCGCCACAGCACTGGAGATCACACACCTAGGTTCGCTTTATCACGATGACGTGATGGATGGCGCAGACGTTCGCCGTGGTGTGCCGAGTGCACAGTCAGTGTGGGGCAACAACGTCGCGATCCTGACCGGCGACCTCCTTTTTTCTCGTGCAAGCAAGATCATGGCGCGCCTCGGTGAACGAGCTATCAAGCTTCAGGCCGATACCTTCGAGCGGCTTGTTCTCGGGCAGATGCACGAAACAGTCGGCGCCGGTGTCGATGACGACCCGGTTGAGTTCTACTTACAGGTACTCGCAGACAAAACCGGCTCCCTGATCGCAGCCTCCGCGCAATCGGGTGTCGCGTATTCGCATGCTCCGGCTGAGTACGAGCCGGCTGTCGTCGAATTTGGCGAGAAGGCCGGCGTTGCTTTCCAGCTTCTCGATGACGTGCTCGATCTGTCTGCCGACCCCGAAACGACCGGAAAGGTTCCCGGCACCGATCTTCGCGCCGGTGTGCCGACGATGCCGTATCTTCTCCTCGGGCGGCGCACCGACGAAGCATCCGTCGGCCTTCGAGAGCGTATCGATGCGGGGGTTGCCCGCATCGCTGATGGTGAAGACCCGGCTATCCTCGATGCCGATCTTGCAGATCTTCGCGACCACGAAGCGACCGAGGCCACGCGCGCGCTCGCGCACGAGTGGTCCGACGGGGCTATTGCTGCGCTCGCGCCGCTGCCTGATGGCCCGGTTCGTGAGGGCCTCACGCGTTTTGCTCAAGCGGTCGCTGACCGCACGAGCTGA
- a CDS encoding PLD nuclease N-terminal domain-containing protein — MARLLLILALVVTVFWVYSVVDCAVQPADRHRGVRKGTWLAIVILIPVLGGLLWFVVGRVSRRALIAERNAPDDDPAFLSSLGSVSDQDERIRRLEEELARLDDEDTSLLDGKSVDDAPSGSAPRADAPVDEAETGPRGDGDDDTHGSRGARG; from the coding sequence ATGGCGAGGTTGCTGCTGATACTCGCGCTTGTGGTCACCGTTTTCTGGGTCTACAGCGTTGTCGACTGCGCCGTGCAACCAGCTGACCGACACCGTGGAGTTCGAAAAGGCACCTGGCTCGCGATCGTTATTCTGATCCCGGTGCTCGGTGGTCTGCTGTGGTTTGTTGTGGGTCGCGTGAGCCGGCGAGCGTTGATCGCTGAGCGCAATGCTCCCGACGACGATCCTGCTTTCTTGAGTAGCCTCGGCTCCGTGAGTGATCAAGACGAGCGTATCCGTCGCCTCGAAGAGGAGCTCGCGCGCCTCGACGACGAAGACACCAGTCTGTTAGATGGCAAGTCAGTCGATGACGCACCTTCCGGCAGCGCGCCCCGCGCTGACGCGCCCGTCGATGAGGCGGAGACTGGCCCACGCGGCGACGGCGACGACGACACGCACGGATCACGAGGAGCGCGCGGCTGA
- a CDS encoding demethylmenaquinone methyltransferase → MTTPAEPNRADLGKDPARVSGMFDQVAKNYDRTNTVLSLGNDQLWRVATTKAVAPRRNERILDLAAGTGASSVALAATGAEVVGADFSPGMIAEGRRRHGGVSNLSFTEADATALPFADDEFDAVTISFGLRNVNEPKKALSEMLRVTRPGGRLVIAEFSHPTSAAFAGLYRFYNDRVLPRIAKTVSSNAEAYDYLNESIKNWPDQQTLAAWIRDSGWTDVAHRNLTFGIVALHRAVKPL, encoded by the coding sequence ATGACGACACCCGCCGAGCCAAACCGTGCCGACCTCGGAAAAGACCCCGCACGAGTCAGTGGCATGTTCGATCAGGTTGCGAAGAACTATGACCGCACCAACACAGTGCTCAGCCTTGGGAATGATCAGCTCTGGCGGGTCGCGACCACGAAGGCGGTAGCGCCGCGGCGCAATGAGCGAATTCTTGACCTCGCTGCCGGAACCGGTGCAAGTTCGGTGGCTCTCGCAGCTACTGGCGCTGAGGTCGTCGGTGCCGACTTTTCGCCCGGAATGATCGCGGAGGGGCGCCGTCGCCACGGTGGCGTCTCGAACCTGAGTTTTACCGAAGCGGATGCCACGGCTCTTCCCTTCGCTGACGACGAATTCGATGCGGTGACGATTTCATTCGGACTGCGAAACGTCAACGAACCGAAGAAGGCACTCTCGGAAATGCTGCGCGTTACTCGCCCCGGCGGGCGACTTGTCATCGCAGAGTTTTCGCACCCGACATCGGCCGCATTCGCTGGTCTCTATCGCTTCTACAACGACCGGGTACTGCCACGCATCGCGAAAACGGTGAGTTCGAACGCGGAGGCGTACGACTACCTCAACGAATCGATCAAGAACTGGCCCGATCAGCAAACTCTCGCGGCTTGGATTCGTGACTCGGGCTGGACCGATGTGGCTCACCGCAATCTCACTTTCGGCATCGTCGCGCTCCACCGCGCTGTCAAGCCTCTTTGA